In the genome of Streptomyces fagopyri, the window GGGTCCGGATCCGTGTCCGGGTCCAGGGCCGGGACCGAGTCCGGGACCAGGGCCAGGGCCGAGTTCGGGTCCGGGTCCAGGGCCGGGACCGGGACCAGGGGCCGGGTCCAGAGGCCAGGTCCGGGACCAGGGGCCGGGTCCAGATCCGGGTCCAAGCCCAAGTCCAGGTCCGGGGGCGCGATGAGGCGCACGAAAAGGCGTACCGCACGGGCGCGCGCCGGGGCGTGAACTTTCGGGGGCACCCGAGACGTGTCGGAACATGGGTGGCATCACCGTCCCGCACCGTCACTCCTGGCCGGGCAGTACCCGGGAACGTCCGGCTCCGGCCGGATGTCCGCCCTTCACATCCCCCTTACGAGAGCCCGCTCACCATCCCGGGGAGGGGCCCCCGAGCGTCGTTAAGGTGAACTCATGAGCTACCCAGCCCGCTTCGACCGCGGCCACACCGACGACCTCATGACCTTCCTGGCGGCGAGCCCCACGCCGTACCACGCCGTGGCGAACTCCGCCGAGCGGCTGGAGAAGGCCGGATTCCGTCAGGTCGCCGAAACCGACGCGTGGGACGGCACGAGCGGAGGGAAGTTCGTGCTGCGCGGCGGCGCGATCGTCGCCTGGTACGTGCCCGAGGGCGCCGGACCGCACACCCCGTACCGGATCGTGGGCGCGCACACCGACTCCCCCAACCTGCGCGTCAAGCCGCAGCCGGACACCGGGGCGCACGGCTGGCGCCAGGTGGCCGTGGAGATCTACGGCGGACCGCTGCTGAACTCCTGGCTGGACCGCGACCTCGGGCTGGCCGGCCGGCTGGCGCTGCGTGACGGCTCGACGCGCCTGATCGACATCGACCGGCCCCTGCTGCGCGTGCCCCAGCTGGCCGTCCACCTCGACCGCTCCGTCTCCACCGAGGGGCTCAAGCTCGACAAGCAGCGCCACCTCCAGCCCGTCTGGGGCCTGGGCGACGCCCACGAGGGCGACCTGATCGCGTTCCTGGAGGAGGAGGCGGGTCTGCAGCCCGGCGAGATCACCGGCTGGGACCTGATGACCCACTCCGTCGAACCGCCGGCCTACCTGGGCCGCGACAAGGACCTGCTGGCCGGCCCCCGCATGGACAACCTGCTGTCCGTGCACGCCGGCACGGCCGCACTGGTCGCGGTGGCCACGGCCGCGGGCACCGCCGGCTCCGAACTCCCGTACATCCCCGTCCTCGCCGCCTTCGACCACGAGGAGAACGGCTCGCAGAGCGACACCGGCGCCGACGGCCCGCTGCTCGGCGGCGTACTCGAACGCTCGGTGTTCGCGCGGGGCGGCACGTACGAGGACCGGGCACGCTCCTTCGCGGGCACCGTCTGCCTCTCCTCCGACACCGGCCACGCCGTCCACCCCAACTACGCGGAACGCCACGACCCGACGCACCACCCGCGCGCCAACGGCGGCCCCATCCTCAAGGTGAACGTCAACAACCGCTACGCCACCGACGGTGCCGGCCGCGCGGTCTTCACCGCCGCCTGCGAGAAGGCCGGCGTCCCCTTCCAGTCGTTCGTCTCCAACAACTCCATGCCCTGCGGCACCACCATCGGCCCGATCACCGCGGCACGCCACGGCATCAAGACCATCGACATCGGCGTGGCCATCCTCTCGATGCACAGCGTCCGCGAACTGTGCGGCGCCGACGACCCGTTCCTGCTCGCCAACGCGCTGGTGGCGTTCCTGGAGGGATGACCCTCACCAGAGGCCGCCGAGCGGTGCCGGCGAGCGGCGAGTGAGCGCCTCCGCATGTCTCGCGGGGTCCCGGGTACCCGGAACGGGCCCGGAAAGACCGCGAGTTGCTACTCCAAGGAGGCGACACCCATGGGCCTGGGCGGCTGCATCATCCTGATCGGCGCGGGGGCCATCCTCACGTTCGCGACCGACTGGCACATGAAGGGGGTCAACCTCGACCTGGTCGGCGTCATCTTCATGGTCGTCGGACTGATCGGCGTACTGACGTTCAACAGCATCGCGAGGAGGAGGCGCGTGGTGGTGCCGCCGACCACTCCGGTGATCGAGGAGGAGCGGCACCACCGCGGCGGATACGGCGTGTAGCCGCAGGTCAGTCGTCCATCCCCGCCAGCACCAGCGGCAGCCGCCGCGCACCGTCCGCGGTGAGGCGGACCGGCACACCCCAGTCCTGCTGGTGGACGTGGCAGGCCGGGTACTCGTTCGACGGATCGTCGTCGCAGGACGCGGCCATCGCGGAGACGTGCAGGACACCCTCCGTGACGGCCGGGTTCAGCTCCAGGGCCCGGGAGAGATCCGTGCCCGCCCCCTCGCCGCCGAGCAGCAGCTCGGGCGGGGTCGAGGAGACCAGCAGCCGGGTGGACGGACCGTAGCGGAGGTCCAGCTTCTGGCCCGCCGGAGCCTGGAAGATCACGTCCAACCGGAGTTCGCCCGGGGCGACTTCGGTCGCGGTGCGCTGGGTGCGGTGGGCCACCGACTCCACCCGCACGGCCTCCTCGGGCAGCCGCAGCCGGGTCAGCCGGTGCCGGGCGGACTCGACGACCACGATGTCGTCACCGACCAGGACCGCGTCGCTCGGTTCCCGCAAGTCCGTGGCCAGCGTGGTCACTTCGCCCGTCGCCGGGTCGTAGCGGCGCAGCGCGTGGTTGTACGTGTCGCTGACGGCGACCGAGCCGTCGGGCAGCGCCGTGACGCCCAACGGGTGCTGGAGCAGGGCCTGTCCGGCGGCGCCGTCACGGTGGCCGAAGTCGAACAGGCCGGTACCGACGGCGGTGTGCACGCTGCCGTCGGGGTCGATCCAACGCAGCGCCGACGTCTCGGAGTCGGCCACCCAGAGCCGGTCGGCGGCGGCCGCCAGCCCGGACGGCTGGGCGAACCAGGCCTCGGCCGGCGGTCCGTCGACGAGCCCCTCGTTCGTCGTGCCCGCGGCGACCCCGACGGTCCCGTCCGCCGGGTCGTACGCCCACAGCTGGTGCACCCCGGCCATGGCGATCCAGACCTTGCCGCCGAACAGCGCGACGTCCCACGGCGAGGACAGGTCGACCTCGCGCGCCGGGCCGGACGTCGGCGACCCCTGCCACCACTGTCGGCCGGTGCCCGCGAGGGTCGTGACCTCGCCGGTCGCCAGGTCGACGCGGCGCAGGGCGTGGTTCACGGTGTCGGCCACCACGATCGCGCCGTCCGCGCCGTCCGCGCCGTCCGCGCCGAGCAGGGCCAGTCCCTGCGGCTCGCTGAACCCGGCCGCGTCGGCCGATCCGTCCACGAACCCGCGCACGCCGGACCCGATACGCCGTACGACCGTCTCGCCGTCGGCCTCCAGTTCCACCAGCTGATGCCGGGTCGTGTCGCTGACCAGGAAGTTCCCGTTCGGAAGGGCGAGCGCCTTGCCCGGGAAGCGGAGCGCGGTCGGCTCGGGCTCCGGCGCCACGTACGGCCCGTCCCCGCGCCGCAGCGTCCCCTTGGCCGCGTGCTCGGCCTCCAGCTCCTCCACCAGCCGGGCGATCGCGTGCGCGTGCCCCTCCCCGGCGTGCTGCGCGACGACGTAACCCTCCGGGTCGATCACCACGAGCGTCGGCCAGGCCCGCACCGCGTACTGCTTCCAGGTGGCGAGCTCGGGGTCGTCCAGCACCGGGTGCTCGACGCCGTACCGCTCGACGGCGTCGACGACCGCCTGGTGCTCGGCCTCGTGCACGAACTTCGGCGAGTGCACGCCGATGATCACCACCGTGTCCCGGTGCTTCTCCTCCAGCTCCCGCAGCTCGTCGAGGACGTGCAGGCAGTTGATGCAGCAGAAGGTCCAGAAATCGAGGATGACCACGCGTCCTCGCAGGTCGGCGAGGGTGAGTTCGTTGCCTCCGGTGTTCAGCCAGCCGCCCTTGCCGATCAGCTCGGGGGCGCGGACACGGACACGGCGGGGCGCGGGGGCGGCATCGTTCATGCTTCAAGCATGCCATCCGGGTACGGACACGCGCCCGGCGCTCAGCTCAGGGCATGCCCCGCGGTGGCGTCCACGTGGTCCGGGATCTCGCCGTGGTGGTCGCCGACGGTGAGCGTGCCCGTGGGCTCGAACATCAGGATCGCGGCGCCGGTCGGAGCGCTCGGTCTGTGTTCGGTGCCGCGCGGGACGGTGAAGACGGAGCCCCTGGGAAGGACCACGGTCCGCTCGCCCGCCGGCTCCCGCAGGGCGATGGTCAGCTCGCCCTCCAGGACCAGGAAGAACTCGTCCGTGTGGTCGTGCACGTGCCAGACGTGCTCGCCCTCGACCTTGGCCACGCGCACGTCGTAGTCGTTGACGGCGGTGACGATACGGGGGCTCCACAGGTCGGAGAAGGAAGCGAGGGCGGCGCTCAGGGATACGGGTTCGTCGGCCATACCGCCATCCTCGGCCTGGTCCCGCGGGTCCACGAGTGCTAGAAATCGCACATGCCGCAAGGATCCTCGCACCCCGTCCTCGAAGGCTCCCCCGGGAACGGTCCCGGAGGCGCGGTCGGCACCGCTCCCGGGGCCGCGGGCGAGGGCGTTCCCGCAGCCGCCGCCGAGGCCCCTCCCCGGACCGGTCCCGCGAACGGTCCCGGGACCGCCGCGCACCGGGTCGTCCTGATCGTCGACGAGAACTCCAACCCGTTCGAGATGAGCTGCGCCATCGAGGTCTTCGGGCTGCGCAGGCCCGAGCTGGCGCGGGAGCTGTACGACTTCCGGCTGTGCGCGGCCACCGAGCGCACCCGGATGCGGGACGGGTTCTTCACGCTCGCCGACGTCGCCGGGCTGGAGGCGGCCGAGGACGCCGACACACTGATCGTGCCGAACCGGCCCGACACCGACGCGCCGCGTTCACCCGAGGTCCTGGACGCCATACGCCGGGCGCACGCGCGGGGCGCGCGGCTGATCGGATTCTGCTCCGGCGCATTCACACTCGCGGAGGCCGGGCTGCTGGAGGGGCGGCGGGCGGCCTGTCACTGGATGTGGGCGCCGTCGTTCCGGGAACGGTTCCCGGAGGTGCGGCTGGAGCCGGACGTGCTGTTCGTGGACGACGGCGACATCCTCACCGCGTCCGGCAGCGCGTCGGCGCTCGACCTCGGGCTGCACGTCGTACGGCGCGACCACGGCGCCGAGATCGCCAACGCCGTCAGCCGGCGGCTGGTCTTCGCCGCGCACCGCGACGGCGGGCAGCGGCAGTTCGTCGAGCGCCCCGTACCCGACCTACCGGACGAATCCCTCGCACCCTTGCTGGCCTGGGCGCGGGAACGGCTCGGGGAACCCCTCACGGTGGCCGCGCTCGCGGCGCACGCGGCGCTCAGCCCGGCCACCCTGCACCGGCGCTTCCGTGCCCAGCTCGGGACCACCCCGTTGGCGTGGCTGACCGGGGAGCGGGTGGCACTGGCGTGCCGCCTCATCGAGCGGGGCGAACACCGGATCGAGGTCGTCGCGCGGCACAGCGGCCTCGGCACCGCCGCCAACCTCAGGACACGGCTGCGGCGGGAGACCGGACTCAGCCCATCGGCCTACAGACGGCGTTTCGGACCGGCCACGGGGGAAGCCGTGACGGTATGAGATTCCTCGTGCGCGACCGGCTCCTCGGCTTCGGTGACGACTACTGGATCGAGGACGAGCACGGCAACAAGGTGTTCCTCGTCGACGGCAAGGCGATGCGGCTGCGGGACACGTTCGAGCTGAAGGACGCGCGCGGGCGCGTCCTCATCGACATCCACCAGAAGATGTTCGCCCTGCGGGACACGATGGTCATCGAGCGGGACGGCGAGACGCTGGCCACCATCCGGCGCAAGCGGCTGTCCCTGCTGCGCAACCACTACCGGGTGGCCCTGGTGGACGGTACGGAACTCGACGTCAGCGGGAAGATCCTGGACCGGGAGTTCGGGGTCGACTACGACGGGGAACTGCTCGCGCAGATCTCGCGCCGGTGGCTGCGGGTGCGGGAGACGTACGGCGTCGACGTCGTCCGGGACGACGCGGACACCGCGCTGCTCATCGCGGTGGCGGTCTGCGTGATCCACCTGGCGGAGAAGGAGCACGGCACGGACTGAACCGGCGCGGTGCGGCGCCGTGCGGCGCCGTGCCGGTTTTGCCGGTTCAGTGCGGCCCCGTGCAGCGCGATACGCGTCGGCCGCGTTCGCCGGGCCGGTCGCACGGGTCGGTGGTGCGGTTCCGTCGCACGCGTCGACGGCGCGGGTCCAGTCACATGGCTTCAAGCGGTGTGCGCCGGTCACATCCGTCAGCGGCGCGCGCCGGTTGCGTGTGCCGGTAGCGTGCCGGTTCCGCAGGTCGGCCGTGCGCCTCGGTCGCGTGCGTCAACGGCGTACGCCAGTCGCGCGCGGCAGCGACGCGCACCGGTCCCGCGTGTCAGCCGCGGGGCGGTGTGCGGCCCAGCGCGCGGTCCTTGAGTACCGGGAACTGTTCCCTCGTCGTCGCCACCTTCCCCGGGTCGAACTCGACCGTGAGGACCTCCTCGCCGGGGCCGGCCTCCGCGAGGACCTCGCCCCAGGGGTCGACCACGATCGAGTGACCGGCCTGGGGAACGTCCGCGTGGGTGCCGGCCGTTCCACAGGCGAGTACGAACGCCTGGTTCTCGACCGCCCGGGCCCGGGCGAGCAGGGTCCAGTGGGCGCGGCGGCGCTCGGGCCAGCCGGCGGGGACGACGAAGGTCTCGGCGCCCGCGTCGACGAGCCCGCGGAAGAGCTCGGGGAAGCGGAGGTCGTAGCACGTGGCTACGCCGACGGTGGTCCCCGGAAGGCGGACCGTCACCAGCTCGCCCCCCGCGCCCATCAGCACGGCCTCACCCTTGTCGAAGCCGAAGCGGTGGATCTTGCGGTAGACGGCGGCGAGGTCGCCGGAGGGCGAGAAGACGAGGGAGGTGTTGTAGACCGTCCCGTCCGGGGCGTGTTCCGGGACGGATCCCGCGTGCAGCCATACGCCCGCGTCGCTCGCCGCCTTCGCCATGGCCTCGGCGGTCGGCCCCTGGAGGGTCTCCGCCTCCTTGGCGAAGGACTCGTAGGCGAACGCGCCCGTGGTCCACAGCTCGGGCAGCACCACCAGATCCACTCCGGCTTGTTCTCGTACCAGAGCGGCCACACGATGCCGACGCGAATCGACCGATTCAGCAGCTTTTACGTCGATCTGGAGCAGAGAGGCGCGCACACTACCACCGTCCTGGCATTCGAGCCGTCCATACGGGCCTACGATCGTCACACGAAAGCACTGCCGGGGTGCCTCACAGCAGCGTAACTTAGCGTTCCAAGACACCCACTGCCCGCGTACCGACCGCCCGAGGGGTCCCGTTCCGTGAGTCTGCATCCGAGCCTTCAGTCCTACGCCGACGCCTGGGCCCACTCCGTCGATGCGATATCCGAGTTGGTGTCGCCGCTGGTGGAGGGCGAATGGAACCGGCGCACGCCCTGCCCCGGCTGGTCGGTACGGGATCTGGTGTCGCACGTGATCGGGCTCGACTGCGAGATGCTGGGCGACCCGCGGCCGATCCACACGCTTCCCCGGGACCTGTTCCACGTCACGAACGAGCACCAGCGCTACATGGAGATGCAGGTCGATGTGCGCCGCCACCACACGGCGCCCGAGATGACCTCCGAGCTGGAGTACACGATCATCCGCCGCAACCGTCAGCTGCGCAACGAGACGCGGCAGCCGGACGCCAAGGTCCGCGGCCCGCTCGGCACCGAGGTGACCCTCGAACACGCCATGCTGAACCGGGCGTTCGACGTGTGGTTGCACGAGCAGGACCTCCGGACCACCCTCGGCCGGCCGGGCAACCTCGACTCCCCGGGCGCGCAGATCGTCCGCGACCAGCTGCTCGCGGCGCTGCCGAAGGTGGTGGCCAAGGACGCGGGGGCGCCCGCGCATTCGGCGGTCGTCTTCGATGTCCACGGCCCCATGGAGTTCCTGCGCACGGTGCGCGTCGACGCCGAGGGGCGCGGCTCGATAGACGGTGCCCCCTCACTCGGCCCGGCGGCCACCCTCACCCTCGACTGGGAGACCTTCTTCCGGCTGGCCTGCGGGCGCGTGACCCCCGAATCCGTCTCCGACCGCATCAAGACCGAGGGCGACCCGGACCTGACCACGGCGATCCTCCGCAACTTCACGGTCACGCCGTAACGAGGGGCGGGGCCCCGGAGGAACCGGGGCCCCCGACAGACCGGGACAGCGGAGGAGGCCCCCGGCGGTGACTACGCCGGTACGTGCACCGTCTCCACCCGGCTCGCGACCAACCGCTCCCGCTCCCTGCGCGCCGCCTCCTTGCGCAGCCGGAAGATCTGGCTCAGCCCGACCGCCTGAAGGACGAACACCGCGGAGAACGCGATCCGGTAGTTGTCCCCGGTCGAGTCCAGCAGCACACCGATCGCGAACAGCGTCGTCATGGAGGCGACGAAACCACCCATGTTGGTGATCCCGGACGCGGTTCCCTGCCGCTCGGGCGGATTCGCGGGCCGTGCGAAGTCGAAACCGATCATGGAAGCCGGACCGCAGGCCCCCAGCACGGTGCACAGCGTCAGCAGCAGCCACATCGGCGCGTGCTGCCCGGGGTAGGCCACCGCGCTCGCCCATGCCACGGCGGTCGCCGACACCGTCCCGAGCGCCAACGGCAGCCGCGCCGCGTGGTGCCGGGCGACGATCTGCCCGTACACGAGCCCGACGAACATGTTGGACAGGACGACGAGGGTGAGCAGTTCACCGGCCGTCGCCCGCGACAGCCCCTGCGCCTCGACCAGGAACGGCATGCCCCACAGCAGGAGGAAGACCATCGCCGGGAACTGCGTCGTGAAGTGCACCCACATCCCGAGCCGGGTGCCGGGCTCGCGCCAGGACGCCAGGATCTGCCGGCGCACGAAGGCGGCCCCCCGGTGCGGGAACGGCTCCGGTTCGTGGCCCTCGGGGTGGTCCTTCAGGAAGAGGAGCAGCAGGACGAGGACGACCACGCCCGCGAACGCGCTGCCCGCGAACGCCGCCGTCCACCCGACCCCGTGCAGCAGCCGCGCGATCACGAGGGTCGACACGAGGTTGCCCGCCATGCCGACGAGCCCCGCGAGCTGGGCGACGAGCGGTCCGCGCCGGGCCGGGAACCAGCGGGTGCCCAGCCGCAGCACGCTGATGAACGTCATCGCGTCCCCGCAGCCGAGCAGCGCCCGCGAGGCCAGCGCCATCCCGTACGAGTCCGAGAACGCGAAGCCGAGTTGTCCCGCCGTGAACAGCAGGACGCCGAAGGTCAGCACCCGCTTGGTGCCGAGCCGGTCGACGAGCAGCCCGACCGGTATCTGCATGCCCGCGTAGACGAGGAGCTGGAGGATCGAGAAGGTGGAGAGGGCTGAGGCGTTCACATGGAAACGGTCCGCGGCGTCGAGTCCGGCCACCCCGAGGGACGTACGGAAGATGACCGCGACGAAGTAGACGGCGACGCCGACGCCCCAGACACCGACGGCGCGGCGCCCGCCGGGCGGATCACCCGGCAGCGACACGGCCGAGTGGGAGCTCATCGCACCTCTCCCCGCGCCAGGTTCGAGAACCAGCTGACGTGACGGTGGACGATGTCGACAGCCGCCTCCGCGTCGCCGGAGCGCAGGGCTTCGAGGATCTGTTCGTGCTCGGTGAGCGTCTTGGTGATCCGGTCGGGGTGCGCGTGCATGACGGCCACTCCCATCCTCAACTGACGGTCGCGGAGCTGGTCGTAGAGGCGGGAGAGGATCTCGTTGGCGCCGCTGCGGACGATCTCCGCGTGGAAGCAGCGGTCGGTGACGGCGGCGCCCGCCAGATCGCCGGCCGCGGCCTGTTCCTTCTGCTGGGCGAGGAGTTCCTCCAGCCGCGCGATGAGCCGCGGGGCGGCCGGTACGGCCTTGCGGACCGCGTGCTCCTCGACGAGCTGGCGGGTCTCGACCACGTCCGCGATCTCCTGCGCGGAGACGGGCAGGACGAGCGCGCCCTTCTTCGGGTAGAGCCTGATCAGGCCCTCGGCCTCGAGCCGGAGCAGCGCCTCGCGCACCGGTGTCCGGGACACCCCCACCGAGTCGGCGAGTTCGCCCTCGGTGAGCAGCGTCCCCCCTTCGTAACGGCGTTCCAGGACACCCTGCTTGACGTGGGCGTAGACGCGGTCGGCGGCGGGCGGCTGTTTCACCGGAGGGACGGCGGGC includes:
- a CDS encoding M18 family aminopeptidase, with protein sequence MSYPARFDRGHTDDLMTFLAASPTPYHAVANSAERLEKAGFRQVAETDAWDGTSGGKFVLRGGAIVAWYVPEGAGPHTPYRIVGAHTDSPNLRVKPQPDTGAHGWRQVAVEIYGGPLLNSWLDRDLGLAGRLALRDGSTRLIDIDRPLLRVPQLAVHLDRSVSTEGLKLDKQRHLQPVWGLGDAHEGDLIAFLEEEAGLQPGEITGWDLMTHSVEPPAYLGRDKDLLAGPRMDNLLSVHAGTAALVAVATAAGTAGSELPYIPVLAAFDHEENGSQSDTGADGPLLGGVLERSVFARGGTYEDRARSFAGTVCLSSDTGHAVHPNYAERHDPTHHPRANGGPILKVNVNNRYATDGAGRAVFTAACEKAGVPFQSFVSNNSMPCGTTIGPITAARHGIKTIDIGVAILSMHSVRELCGADDPFLLANALVAFLEG
- a CDS encoding DUF6458 family protein, with amino-acid sequence MGLGGCIILIGAGAILTFATDWHMKGVNLDLVGVIFMVVGLIGVLTFNSIARRRRVVVPPTTPVIEEERHHRGGYGV
- a CDS encoding thioredoxin-like domain-containing protein — translated: MNDAAPAPRRVRVRAPELIGKGGWLNTGGNELTLADLRGRVVILDFWTFCCINCLHVLDELRELEEKHRDTVVIIGVHSPKFVHEAEHQAVVDAVERYGVEHPVLDDPELATWKQYAVRAWPTLVVIDPEGYVVAQHAGEGHAHAIARLVEELEAEHAAKGTLRRGDGPYVAPEPEPTALRFPGKALALPNGNFLVSDTTRHQLVELEADGETVVRRIGSGVRGFVDGSADAAGFSEPQGLALLGADGADGADGAIVVADTVNHALRRVDLATGEVTTLAGTGRQWWQGSPTSGPAREVDLSSPWDVALFGGKVWIAMAGVHQLWAYDPADGTVGVAAGTTNEGLVDGPPAEAWFAQPSGLAAAADRLWVADSETSALRWIDPDGSVHTAVGTGLFDFGHRDGAAGQALLQHPLGVTALPDGSVAVSDTYNHALRRYDPATGEVTTLATDLREPSDAVLVGDDIVVVESARHRLTRLRLPEEAVRVESVAHRTQRTATEVAPGELRLDVIFQAPAGQKLDLRYGPSTRLLVSSTPPELLLGGEGAGTDLSRALELNPAVTEGVLHVSAMAASCDDDPSNEYPACHVHQQDWGVPVRLTADGARRLPLVLAGMDD
- a CDS encoding cupin domain-containing protein, giving the protein MADEPVSLSAALASFSDLWSPRIVTAVNDYDVRVAKVEGEHVWHVHDHTDEFFLVLEGELTIALREPAGERTVVLPRGSVFTVPRGTEHRPSAPTGAAILMFEPTGTLTVGDHHGEIPDHVDATAGHALS
- a CDS encoding GlxA family transcriptional regulator, producing MPQGSSHPVLEGSPGNGPGGAVGTAPGAAGEGVPAAAAEAPPRTGPANGPGTAAHRVVLIVDENSNPFEMSCAIEVFGLRRPELARELYDFRLCAATERTRMRDGFFTLADVAGLEAAEDADTLIVPNRPDTDAPRSPEVLDAIRRAHARGARLIGFCSGAFTLAEAGLLEGRRAACHWMWAPSFRERFPEVRLEPDVLFVDDGDILTASGSASALDLGLHVVRRDHGAEIANAVSRRLVFAAHRDGGQRQFVERPVPDLPDESLAPLLAWARERLGEPLTVAALAAHAALSPATLHRRFRAQLGTTPLAWLTGERVALACRLIERGEHRIEVVARHSGLGTAANLRTRLRRETGLSPSAYRRRFGPATGEAVTV
- a CDS encoding LURP-one-related/scramblase family protein, whose translation is MRFLVRDRLLGFGDDYWIEDEHGNKVFLVDGKAMRLRDTFELKDARGRVLIDIHQKMFALRDTMVIERDGETLATIRRKRLSLLRNHYRVALVDGTELDVSGKILDREFGVDYDGELLAQISRRWLRVRETYGVDVVRDDADTALLIAVAVCVIHLAEKEHGTD
- a CDS encoding carbon-nitrogen family hydrolase produces the protein MRASLLQIDVKAAESVDSRRHRVAALVREQAGVDLVVLPELWTTGAFAYESFAKEAETLQGPTAEAMAKAASDAGVWLHAGSVPEHAPDGTVYNTSLVFSPSGDLAAVYRKIHRFGFDKGEAVLMGAGGELVTVRLPGTTVGVATCYDLRFPELFRGLVDAGAETFVVPAGWPERRRAHWTLLARARAVENQAFVLACGTAGTHADVPQAGHSIVVDPWGEVLAEAGPGEEVLTVEFDPGKVATTREQFPVLKDRALGRTPPRG
- a CDS encoding maleylpyruvate isomerase family mycothiol-dependent enzyme, whose translation is MSLHPSLQSYADAWAHSVDAISELVSPLVEGEWNRRTPCPGWSVRDLVSHVIGLDCEMLGDPRPIHTLPRDLFHVTNEHQRYMEMQVDVRRHHTAPEMTSELEYTIIRRNRQLRNETRQPDAKVRGPLGTEVTLEHAMLNRAFDVWLHEQDLRTTLGRPGNLDSPGAQIVRDQLLAALPKVVAKDAGAPAHSAVVFDVHGPMEFLRTVRVDAEGRGSIDGAPSLGPAATLTLDWETFFRLACGRVTPESVSDRIKTEGDPDLTTAILRNFTVTP
- a CDS encoding MFS transporter, which gives rise to MSSHSAVSLPGDPPGGRRAVGVWGVGVAVYFVAVIFRTSLGVAGLDAADRFHVNASALSTFSILQLLVYAGMQIPVGLLVDRLGTKRVLTFGVLLFTAGQLGFAFSDSYGMALASRALLGCGDAMTFISVLRLGTRWFPARRGPLVAQLAGLVGMAGNLVSTLVIARLLHGVGWTAAFAGSAFAGVVVLVLLLLFLKDHPEGHEPEPFPHRGAAFVRRQILASWREPGTRLGMWVHFTTQFPAMVFLLLWGMPFLVEAQGLSRATAGELLTLVVLSNMFVGLVYGQIVARHHAARLPLALGTVSATAVAWASAVAYPGQHAPMWLLLTLCTVLGACGPASMIGFDFARPANPPERQGTASGITNMGGFVASMTTLFAIGVLLDSTGDNYRIAFSAVFVLQAVGLSQIFRLRKEAARRERERLVASRVETVHVPA
- a CDS encoding GntR family transcriptional regulator; the encoded protein is MPAAPPVPAPPAVPPVKQPPAADRVYAHVKQGVLERRYEGGTLLTEGELADSVGVSRTPVREALLRLEAEGLIRLYPKKGALVLPVSAQEIADVVETRQLVEEHAVRKAVPAAPRLIARLEELLAQQKEQAAAGDLAGAAVTDRCFHAEIVRSGANEILSRLYDQLRDRQLRMGVAVMHAHPDRITKTLTEHEQILEALRSGDAEAAVDIVHRHVSWFSNLARGEVR